The following are encoded together in the Monodelphis domestica isolate mMonDom1 chromosome 5, mMonDom1.pri, whole genome shotgun sequence genome:
- the TMBIM4 gene encoding protein lifeguard 4 isoform X1, with translation MNWYSGKSNELVLWQVLAQVYVLFMAVLQTLTQVKKIFRFVILLKAEKILAIDNNLESMIKAVFEQLVKGKGLDQVLGKDNGQTESVPKENEGENENKPDGEPEKICPLEEVTKLSSNAGVLHSRTYRQFTLQELESIKSHFPKFVENSFKSQKALKRAFRIFDPNFEDVEFLLSELFSPHEQRQFLEKTRSDSNLTSWPTVEQRVDRNFANPTCMSYLRKCREDLLQAIKLCCSKPNAWARFDKILQNKGEHPATSIVQLSEMADSILGIEVDSEESTSHVCRQFLGVVHLIKKFFFKHYFPKYDSVTLIELHETATYLHDSNTEQSKQVQDLKDKLEMTENNLKQKEIEEIMRLNTVKTYTTSSYKKPSYKEKPVQKETRECFFCHKKGHLIRNCFLKKKYEINNKNTQNSQTRYKKSSCSHCTLKSSKQAKDLQEMQHAITSGANLSTLI, from the coding sequence atgAACTGGTACTCTGGCAAGTCCAATGAACTGgtactctggcaagtcctggctcAAGTGTATGTGCTCTTTATGGCTGTCCTTCAaactctaacccaagtgaagaagatatttagatttgtgattctccttaaggcagaaaagatactggctattgataacaatctggaaagcatgattaaggctgtgtttgagcAATTGGTTAAGGGAAAAGGGCTAGATCAGGTtttgggcaaggacaatgggcaaacagagAGTGTACctaaggaaaatgaaggtgaaaaTGAGAACAAGCCTGATGgtgaacctgagaaaatctgtccacTAGAAGAGGTCACCAAATTGTCCAGTAATGCTGGTGTGCTACACTCCAGGACCTATAGACAATTCACCCtacaggaacttgaatccataaaaagccatttcccaaaatttgtagaaaattctttcaaatctcaaaagGCGTTGAAACGagctttcaggatctttgatcctaATTTTGAAGATGTTGAATTCCTACtatcagaactgttcagcccccatgaacagagaCAATTCTTGGAAAAGACAAGATCTGATAGTAACCtgactagctggccaactgtgGAACAAAGGGTAGATAGGAACTTTGCTAACCCTACTTGCATGTCCTACCTAAGAAAATGCAGGGAAGATTTGCTTCAGGCCATAAAATTATGCTGTTCAAAACCTAATGCATGGGCTAGGTTTGATAAGATCTTGcagaataaaggggaacatcctgccacatccATTGTCCagctgtcagagatggcagattcAATTTTAGGAATAGAAGTTGATAGCGAAGAATCTACAAGCCATGTCTGTAGACAATTTCTGGGGGTTGTACacctaattaaaaaattttttttcaagcactatttccctaagtatgatTCGGTCACTCTGATAGAACTGCATGAGACAGCAACTTATTTACATGATAGTAATACAGAACAAAGTAAACAAGTTCAGGACCTAAAAGATAAGTTAGAAATGACAGAGaataatcttaaacaaaaggagattgaagaaatcATGAGACTAAACACGGTTAAGACTTACACAACATCTAGTTACAAGAAACCTAGTTACAAGGAAAAACCAGTGCAGAAAgaaactagggaatgtttcttttgtcacaaaaaaggtcacttgattagaaattgttttttaaagaagaaatatgagattaACAATAAGAACACACAAAATTCACAAACTAGATACAAAAAGTCCTCTTGTTCACATTGCACATTAAAATCCTCAAAGCAAGCTAAGGATTTGCAAGAGATGCAACATGCAATTACCTCTGGAGCAAACCTAAGTACTCTGATATGA